In Acidobacteriota bacterium, the following are encoded in one genomic region:
- a CDS encoding M48 family metallopeptidase, translating into MPHSKVPLSRAKTPAQLSLPWRDCGEMVIAVPPVAVPVAGAPVFVRNGRARRYILRVLPDASVRVTIPRHGSRREAEAFVRTRTRWIADRREELEARRRDRRWPAGTTVLWRGVPHPIEVDRGVGVQVTVRCGDLEVRTSPRDDYRPVIELLMRTRAHEELPPRLLALAASHRLDVSRVTVRNQRSRWGSCSRDGRIALNWRLLQMPAAVCDYVLLHELMHLRQPNHSPRFWAEVAAVCPDHAHARAWLRSEGLALC; encoded by the coding sequence ATGCCTCACTCGAAGGTGCCGCTTTCGCGCGCGAAGACTCCCGCGCAACTGTCGCTGCCGTGGCGCGACTGCGGAGAGATGGTCATCGCGGTGCCGCCTGTGGCGGTGCCCGTGGCGGGCGCGCCCGTGTTCGTCCGCAACGGCCGCGCGCGCCGGTACATCCTGCGCGTGCTGCCCGACGCGTCGGTGCGCGTCACGATTCCGCGGCACGGATCCCGCCGGGAGGCCGAGGCGTTCGTGCGCACGCGCACGCGCTGGATTGCGGACCGACGTGAGGAACTCGAGGCGCGTCGCCGCGACAGGCGCTGGCCCGCGGGCACGACGGTCCTGTGGCGTGGCGTGCCCCATCCGATCGAGGTCGATCGCGGTGTCGGTGTGCAGGTCACAGTGCGGTGCGGCGATCTCGAAGTCAGGACGTCGCCGCGCGACGACTATCGTCCGGTGATCGAATTGTTGATGCGGACACGTGCGCACGAGGAGTTGCCGCCGCGACTGCTCGCGCTTGCGGCGTCGCATCGGCTCGACGTGTCACGCGTCACCGTCAGGAACCAGCGATCGCGCTGGGGATCGTGCTCGCGCGACGGGCGCATCGCCCTCAACTGGCGCCTGCTGCAGATGCCGGCGGCCGTGTGCGACTACGTGCTGCTGCACGAGTTGATGCACCTGCGCCAACCCAATCATTCCCCGCGGTTCTGGGCGGAGGTAGCTGCCGTTTGTCCCGACCACGCGCACGCGCGCGCGTGGCTGCGATCCGAAGGGCTGGCGCTCTGCTGA
- the gltS gene encoding sodium/glutamate symporter: MFAINAIHTLAFAGVVLFAGYAIRRRLPWLDRLNIPAPVVGGLLVAIVMTIGHVRGSEPFAFDTTLRDPLMIAFFTSVGFGASVGLLRRGGPLVLLFLAASSAFTILQNVLGVIVAQLLGQPPLFGVLAGSVTLAGGPATGLAFAPLFERAGVAGAETIAVAAAMAGIVTGGLIGGPVGTWLIERRVRPALAAAGTVAPTDHLAQHVVEAVLPGDDRTPRGEDREAYALMKATALILFAMWVGSGISDWISAQGVVLPRYIGAMLAAIVLRNVDELTGWFGVSQAIIDDIGTVALAFFISIALMTLRLWQLAGLALPLAALLIVQVLFVAVLAPPIIFRLMGRDHDAAVMSSGFIGFMLGTTANAMANMEALTERYGPAPRAFLVVPMVGAFFIDVVNNVVITAFLNVYR; this comes from the coding sequence GTGTTCGCGATCAATGCCATCCACACGCTGGCGTTCGCCGGCGTCGTGCTGTTTGCCGGCTACGCCATCCGGCGACGCCTGCCGTGGCTCGATCGGCTCAACATCCCCGCGCCCGTCGTGGGGGGGCTGCTCGTCGCGATCGTGATGACGATCGGACACGTTCGCGGGAGCGAACCGTTCGCGTTCGACACCACGCTGCGCGACCCGTTGATGATCGCGTTCTTCACGAGCGTCGGCTTCGGCGCGAGCGTGGGACTGCTGCGTCGCGGGGGCCCGCTCGTCCTGCTCTTCCTCGCCGCGTCATCGGCATTCACGATCCTCCAGAACGTCCTTGGTGTGATCGTGGCGCAGTTGCTCGGCCAGCCGCCGCTCTTCGGCGTCCTCGCGGGTTCGGTGACGCTGGCCGGCGGTCCCGCGACGGGCCTTGCGTTCGCGCCGCTGTTTGAACGGGCAGGCGTGGCCGGCGCCGAGACCATCGCCGTCGCTGCCGCCATGGCCGGGATCGTCACCGGTGGCCTGATCGGCGGACCCGTCGGCACGTGGCTCATCGAGCGGCGCGTGCGCCCGGCGCTGGCCGCGGCAGGCACGGTCGCGCCGACCGACCACCTCGCGCAGCACGTGGTCGAAGCGGTACTGCCCGGCGACGACCGGACGCCGCGCGGCGAAGACCGCGAAGCGTACGCGTTGATGAAGGCGACCGCGTTGATCCTGTTCGCGATGTGGGTCGGCTCGGGCATCAGCGACTGGATTTCCGCCCAGGGCGTGGTGCTCCCGCGCTACATCGGCGCGATGCTCGCGGCCATCGTGCTGCGCAACGTCGACGAACTCACCGGATGGTTCGGCGTGTCGCAGGCCATCATCGACGACATCGGCACCGTGGCGCTCGCGTTCTTCATCTCGATTGCCCTGATGACGCTGCGTCTGTGGCAACTGGCCGGACTTGCGCTCCCGCTCGCCGCGCTGCTCATCGTGCAGGTCCTCTTCGTTGCCGTCCTGGCGCCGCCGATCATCTTCCGGCTTATGGGGCGCGACCACGACGCGGCGGTGATGTCGAGCGGCTTCATCGGTTTCATGCTCGGCACGACCGCCAACGCCATGGCCAACATGGAGGCACTCACCGAGCGATACGGACCCGCCCCACGCGCCTTCCTCGTGGTGCCGATGGTCGGCGCGTTCTTCATCGACGTCGTGAACAACGTCGTCATCACGGCGTTCCTGAACGTGTATCGGTGA
- a CDS encoding PEGA domain-containing protein → MSLAEPPMTDPDVPPQSSPRTPTPEEISARLEALLKRTHSLRAERATGATGAADMTWPPPDRELDRYHVVDAQDGTPAVATDTPATTARPGNRETSPSADTVSSESPEATPREPPDARPGFAKPDWAELRLRGYTDERSTRASWPWVVAAILAGLAIAEGVYIWRLHTRRDVPAEGRLRIDTPVGAEVRVNGDVIGSVPVDQALASGAYSIEVRQHGTSARADDVIVGLGRTVLVLTPTSSIPATLAPVDDAAADASAPMTPPQLPPDVAVTATSGVVLIESTPPGMPVTMEGRPRGVTPVAIGDLRPGRHDVMIGRLFKQVDVRASEVTTLRVP, encoded by the coding sequence GTGAGCCTCGCTGAGCCGCCGATGACCGATCCCGACGTTCCGCCGCAGTCGTCTCCACGCACGCCGACGCCCGAGGAAATCAGCGCGCGCCTCGAAGCGCTGCTGAAACGGACGCACTCGCTTCGTGCGGAGCGCGCCACGGGCGCCACCGGCGCCGCGGACATGACGTGGCCGCCGCCCGATCGCGAACTCGATCGCTACCACGTCGTCGACGCGCAGGACGGGACGCCCGCGGTGGCAACCGACACGCCTGCGACGACAGCACGCCCCGGGAACCGCGAGACCTCCCCGTCCGCCGATACCGTGTCGAGCGAGAGTCCCGAGGCGACACCGCGCGAGCCTCCCGACGCACGGCCAGGCTTCGCAAAGCCCGATTGGGCCGAACTGCGCCTGCGTGGGTACACGGACGAGCGGTCGACACGCGCGTCATGGCCGTGGGTCGTCGCCGCGATCCTCGCGGGACTGGCGATCGCCGAGGGCGTCTACATCTGGCGCCTGCACACCCGGCGTGACGTACCGGCGGAAGGCCGTCTGCGCATCGACACTCCCGTCGGTGCCGAGGTCCGCGTCAACGGCGACGTCATCGGATCGGTGCCTGTCGATCAGGCGCTCGCGTCTGGCGCCTACAGCATCGAGGTCCGCCAGCACGGCACGTCCGCGCGCGCAGACGACGTGATAGTGGGGCTGGGACGCACGGTGCTCGTGCTGACGCCGACGTCCAGCATCCCCGCGACACTCGCGCCGGTCGATGACGCCGCAGCGGATGCATCCGCGCCGATGACGCCACCACAACTGCCACCCGACGTCGCCGTCACGGCCACGTCGGGTGTCGTCTTGATCGAATCGACGCCACCCGGCATGCCGGTCACGATGGAAGGGCGCCCGCGCGGCGTCACGCCCGTCGCGATTGGTGACCTCCGCCCTGGCCGCCACGACGTGATGATCGGCCGCCTGTTCAAGCAGGTGGACGTCCGGGCCAGCGAAGTCACGACCCTGCGGGTTCCCTGA